The following is a genomic window from Synechococcus sp. JA-2-3B'a(2-13).
GGACTTGGGCGGCAATGGCCAGGTCGTTGAAGATACAAAAGCCGGAGCCGTAGGCGGGGAAGGCATGGTGGGTGCCGCCGGCGGTGTTGCAGGCCAGGCCGTGGCGCAGGGCCAATTGGGCGGTCAAGACGGTACCCCCCACCGCTCGACAGGTGCGCTGCACCAGCTCCGGGCTCCAGGGCAGGCCGATGCGCCGCTGCAGCTTGGCCTCCAGGGATCCCTCACAGTAGGCTCTGACGTACTCAGGGGTATGTACCGACTCAATCCAGGCGAGAGGGGGCAGCTCAGGGTGGTGCACTTGCTGGGGGCGGATCACCCCTTCCCGCAGCAGCAGCTCTTGCAAGAGGCGAAATTTCGGCATGGGAAAGCGATGGCCCGGCGGCAGGGGGGCACTGTAGTCGGGGTGGTAAACAATTGGCAAAGACATCAAGGGCAACTGGATTGACGGCGGCGAGCATGGCCTATGACGGCTCCAGTGCTTATGGTAGAGGTAGCCCGCTCCTGCCGGATCCCTTCGAGACTCTTGCAAACCTGTTCTCCGTACCGCCGCGATTCCCTATGTTTACTGCGTCGGATCCCTTTTTGGGTCGCCTCTTGGCTCAGCGTTATCGACTCGTACATCTGCTGGGACAGGGGGGCATGGGGCGAGTCTATTTGGCTCAAGATTTGCTCTTTGGTGGGGTGGAAGTGGCTGTCAAGCTGCTTTCCCAGCCGGCAATGGATCGGCGCACCCGCCTGCGCTTTGAACGGGAAGCGAAAGCCTGCGCGGCTTTGGGCCAAAAAAGCCTGCACATTGTCAAAGTCAATGACTATGGCCTTACCCCCGATGAGGTGCCTTTCTATGTGATGGAATACCTGAACGGCAAGACCCTCAAGGATATTCTGGCCGCGGGGGCTTTGCCTTTGGAGCGCTTTTTCCGGCTGGCCCGCCAAATTGGCCTGGGGTTAAAGGCGGCCCACGAGGGGATCCTCATGGAAGGGCAAAGGGTACAGGTGATCCACCGCGATTTGAAGCCGGCCAATGTGATCGTGGTGGCCGATGACAGTTTTGGGGAACTGGCGAAGCTGGTGGATTTCGGCATTGCCAAGCTGCTCAACAGCCATGAATCTTTGAGCTTTACCCATGCCTACCTGGGAACGCTGGCCTATTCTTCCCCGGAACAGCTGGAAGGGTTGCCGCTGGACGTCCGTTCCGACATCTACAGCTTCGGGATCATGCTGTACCAGATGGTGTCTGGCCAGATGCCCCTCAAGCCCACCACCGAATCTTTCCCGGGCTGGTACCAGGCCCACCACAAGCACCGGCCCATCCCTCTAGAAGACTGGGGACTGAAGTTTCCGCTGCCCGCCGGTTTGTCTGACTTGATCCTCGGTTGCCTGGCCAAAGATCCTGCCGCCCGCCCGCAGTCGGTGGCCAATGTGTTGGCGGAGCTGGAGCACATTCAAGCCAGAGCACAGGGATCTATTGCCCCTCAGGTCCCAGTCGCCTCGTCGGAAGAGGCTGCCTCTGGCCCACTTTCTGGAGGTCTCCCTGCCGCTGCGCCGTCCTTGGTTACAGCCGGTACTCTGCGGCTCAGGCCCTTGACGGCGGCCACGGAGGTCGAGAACGGGGGATCCCTGCTTTGGGTGCGCCTGATTCCCTTTCTGATGGGCGGGCTGCTGGGCTGGGTTTTGGTGAGTTGGCAATGGGGACAGTTGCTGCAGCGCCCCTCGGCCCCCCGTGTTTCCGGGCCAGGATCTCGTCCGGCAGTGGAAGATCCCATTGCCCCAGAGAATGTCCATCCTATGCCTGGGGAGCTTGTCCCTGAGCCCCTTGTTTTGGCTTCAGAGCAGAACGGACGGCGGGATCCCGCGCCGGAGCTGGAACCCTACACCCGGAGCGGGCCGGTGTTTCGCGCCTTTCCCTTGGAGACTTCCCGCGAGACGGTACGAGCCAGCCTGGGATCCCCCAGCCAGCAGGGGCAGGGCGCTTGGCCCAATACCGTGTACGACCTGTACCGCTTTGGCGGGGTGGACTTGGGCCTCACCTACGACGAATCCAGCCTGGCCCTGCGGCAAACCGAAGCCACCGTCACCGATGGCGTACCCACCCCGCAAGTGGAAGGACTCTTGGAGGATATGCTGCAAGCCCCCTTGCCTGCTCAACTGCAGCGAGAACTGCAGGCTGTGCGCGAGGGACGTTCCGGGCGAGTGCAATTCCGCGTTGGCCCCTGGGCCGGCAGGAT
Proteins encoded in this region:
- a CDS encoding serine/threonine-protein kinase; the protein is MFTASDPFLGRLLAQRYRLVHLLGQGGMGRVYLAQDLLFGGVEVAVKLLSQPAMDRRTRLRFEREAKACAALGQKSLHIVKVNDYGLTPDEVPFYVMEYLNGKTLKDILAAGALPLERFFRLARQIGLGLKAAHEGILMEGQRVQVIHRDLKPANVIVVADDSFGELAKLVDFGIAKLLNSHESLSFTHAYLGTLAYSSPEQLEGLPLDVRSDIYSFGIMLYQMVSGQMPLKPTTESFPGWYQAHHKHRPIPLEDWGLKFPLPAGLSDLILGCLAKDPAARPQSVANVLAELEHIQARAQGSIAPQVPVASSEEAASGPLSGGLPAAAPSLVTAGTLRLRPLTAATEVENGGSLLWVRLIPFLMGGLLGWVLVSWQWGQLLQRPSAPRVSGPGSRPAVEDPIAPENVHPMPGELVPEPLVLASEQNGRRDPAPELEPYTRSGPVFRAFPLETSRETVRASLGSPSQQGQGAWPNTVYDLYRFGGVDLGLTYDESSLALRQTEATVTDGVPTPQVEGLLEDMLQAPLPAQLQRELQAVREGRSGRVQFRVGPWAGRIERNAQGHLYMALWDPTLPSGAPPPSPVSPPTLPPTAPVAQPRKAPNPHSAAGGPRPGQTMQELLRRARELRGD